A window of the Polaribacter batillariae genome harbors these coding sequences:
- a CDS encoding TolC family protein translates to MKNLILFLCVLYTGVTFSQNKQFITLEQAIEIAQKKSPDYKALLNQNQSSYWRYRNYKAGFLPQLRLDATLPQYANSVQRLTNDSGQDIFVRSNQSRIDGTLSLNQNIAFTGGTLSFSSQLERVDIFGDNNATRFSVVPFSINYNQNSLLFNEFKWDKKIEPLIYEESKRQFIESMEEISLNTARRYFALLKAQMQTKIALANLSNQDTLFQISKGRFKIGKIAENDLLQMELSVLNSKNTVTTNEIDLKRSSQNLARYLELNTENLVLNIPKELTTFTVTVEKALEEAKSNRKAVIEFRRKRLEAEKRVAEVKGSNRLRLGLSANFGISQQGDVFNDLFQNYNQQQNLQVTLSIPLLDWGVSKSRRKLAEADKDLIYNNVDQDEQEFEQEIYLHTLNWQNQRNFLKTAKKAKEIATKRYEITKKRFVLGKITITDLNLALTEKDRSVLQYLNSLEKFWIDYYTLRRLTLYDFIKNKKIEVEDITYD, encoded by the coding sequence ATGAAAAATCTTATTTTATTTCTTTGCGTTTTATATACTGGAGTTACTTTCAGTCAAAATAAACAGTTTATTACACTAGAGCAAGCAATAGAAATTGCACAAAAAAAATCACCCGATTACAAAGCATTATTAAACCAAAATCAATCTAGTTATTGGAGGTATCGAAATTATAAAGCAGGTTTTTTACCTCAATTAAGGTTAGATGCTACTTTACCACAATATGCCAATTCAGTTCAAAGGTTAACCAACGATAGTGGACAAGATATTTTTGTGCGTTCGAATCAATCTAGAATCGATGGAACACTTTCTTTAAATCAGAATATTGCTTTTACTGGAGGTACCTTATCTTTTAGTTCTCAATTAGAACGCGTAGATATTTTTGGAGATAATAACGCTACCAGATTTTCCGTAGTTCCATTTTCTATCAATTACAATCAAAATTCTTTATTATTTAATGAGTTTAAATGGGACAAAAAAATTGAACCTTTAATTTACGAAGAGTCTAAAAGGCAATTTATAGAAAGTATGGAAGAAATATCTTTAAATACAGCCAGAAGATATTTTGCGCTTTTAAAAGCCCAAATGCAAACAAAAATTGCATTGGCCAACTTATCAAATCAAGATACACTTTTTCAAATCTCAAAAGGAAGATTTAAAATAGGAAAAATCGCAGAAAACGATTTGCTACAAATGGAGTTATCTGTACTAAACTCTAAAAATACAGTTACTACAAACGAAATAGATTTAAAAAGAAGTTCTCAAAATTTAGCAAGGTATTTAGAGTTAAACACAGAAAACCTCGTACTAAATATTCCTAAAGAGTTAACCACATTTACAGTAACCGTAGAAAAAGCATTAGAAGAAGCAAAATCTAATAGAAAAGCAGTTATAGAGTTTCGTAGAAAACGCTTAGAGGCAGAAAAACGTGTTGCAGAAGTAAAAGGAAGCAATCGTTTGCGACTAGGGTTAAGTGCTAATTTTGGTATTTCGCAACAAGGAGATGTTTTTAACGATCTTTTTCAAAACTACAATCAACAACAAAACTTACAAGTTACACTAAGTATTCCTTTATTAGATTGGGGCGTTTCTAAATCTCGAAGAAAATTAGCTGAGGCAGATAAAGATTTAATTTACAATAATGTAGATCAAGACGAACAAGAATTCGAACAAGAAATTTACCTACACACACTAAATTGGCAAAATCAACGTAATTTTTTAAAAACAGCTAAAAAAGCGAAAGAAATCGCAACCAAAAGGTACGAAATTACTAAAAAACGTTTTGTTTTGGGCAAAATTACTATTACAGACTTAAACTTGGCTTTAACTGAAAAAGACAGATCTGTATTGCAATATTTAAATTCTCTAGAAAAGTTTTGGATAGATTATTATACACTTAGAAGGTTAACTTTATACGATTTTATTAAAAACAAAAAAATTGAAGTAGAAGATATCACGTACGATTAA
- a CDS encoding ABC transporter permease, translating to MFNKIYIEKLKSNFSEAIRVISSNKIRTLLTSLGIIFGVAAVITMLAIGNGAEKEILSQLELVGVNNIVITPIPDEKKDNASEDEDDEANTESKRFSKGLDMLDVTSIANNIPSVKTVSPEIILDTYVIKKGRQNPVKLIGVSNEYFATSNIEIESGKNFSIAQSKNALPVCIIGKKIEKKLFTGESAIGKNIKVKDVWLQVIGVIEEKFISDTAQENLGIRDMNQDIYIPIKTFLVRYKDRKIISEKQMDFENGIFVISNGNSQGPKKRIPRGNYHQIDKLIVQVNNSKELNATADVLSRMLKRKHNGMLDFEISIPIQLLKQQQKTKQIFNIVLSIIAGISLLIGGIGIMNIMLASVLERTKEIGIIRAIGATQEDVILQFLTESVLVSIGGGIIGIFLGILASYILEATTGIETILSLNSILLSFFVATLIGLVFGIAPARSAANKSPIEAIRHE from the coding sequence ATGTTTAATAAAATATACATAGAGAAACTAAAATCTAATTTTAGTGAAGCCATTCGTGTAATTTCTTCCAATAAAATAAGAACTTTACTAACTTCTTTAGGCATTATTTTTGGTGTTGCAGCTGTAATTACCATGCTTGCGATTGGTAATGGAGCCGAAAAAGAAATTTTATCTCAATTAGAATTGGTGGGGGTAAATAATATTGTTATTACACCTATACCCGATGAAAAAAAAGACAACGCTTCAGAAGATGAAGATGATGAAGCGAATACAGAATCTAAACGTTTTTCTAAGGGATTAGACATGTTAGATGTAACAAGTATTGCAAACAACATTCCTTCTGTAAAAACAGTAAGTCCAGAAATAATTTTAGACACTTACGTAATTAAAAAAGGAAGACAAAATCCTGTAAAACTAATTGGTGTTTCTAATGAGTATTTTGCAACCTCTAATATAGAGATAGAAAGCGGAAAAAACTTTTCTATTGCACAATCGAAAAATGCATTGCCTGTTTGTATTATTGGTAAAAAAATCGAGAAAAAATTATTTACTGGAGAAAGTGCCATCGGAAAAAATATTAAAGTAAAAGATGTTTGGTTACAAGTTATTGGGGTTATAGAAGAAAAATTTATTTCTGATACTGCACAAGAAAATTTAGGAATTAGAGATATGAACCAAGATATTTATATTCCCATAAAAACATTTTTAGTTAGATATAAAGACCGTAAAATAATTTCTGAAAAACAAATGGATTTTGAAAATGGAATTTTTGTGATAAGTAATGGCAATTCACAAGGTCCTAAAAAAAGAATTCCAAGAGGTAATTATCATCAAATAGACAAATTAATTGTTCAAGTAAACAACTCAAAAGAACTAAATGCAACTGCAGATGTTTTAAGTAGAATGTTAAAGAGAAAACATAATGGAATGTTAGATTTCGAAATCTCTATACCCATTCAGCTTTTAAAACAGCAACAAAAAACAAAACAAATATTTAATATTGTTTTAAGTATTATTGCTGGTATTTCTTTGTTAATTGGTGGTATTGGTATTATGAATATTATGCTGGCTTCTGTTTTAGAAAGAACCAAAGAAATTGGCATTATAAGAGCCATTGGCGCCACACAAGAAGATGTAATTCTTCAATTTTTAACAGAATCTGTACTGGTAAGTATTGGTGGAGGAATTATAGGAATTTTTTTAGGGATTTTAGCCTCCTATATTTTAGAAGCTACTACCGGAATTGAAACTATTTTATCTTTAAATTCTATTTTACTATCCTTTTTTGTGGCAACACTTATTGGATTAGTTTTTGGAATCGCACCTGCAAGATCTGCCGCAAACAAAAGCCCTATTGAAGCAATTAGACACGAATAA